One part of the Solanum dulcamara chromosome 8, daSolDulc1.2, whole genome shotgun sequence genome encodes these proteins:
- the LOC129900709 gene encoding protein GAMETOPHYTE DEFECTIVE 1-like produces the protein MGFFDLNIPYYESDRNIITDKKTLKAIRLKLIIRAMELGYSGIAYNRIFKGVMSESDRCCIPLFPLSSVLKLAPSLSSAVEFHRKLLNVPVSSPFRQYTRLTVVVDSSSQASALNSGNPILKSYDIVAVRPLNQQAFEQACQVSEVDIIAIDFSDKSPFRLKQSMVKAAIQRGVYFEITYSSLILDAQMRRQTISNAKLLVDWTRGKNLLFSSAAPSVTELRGPYDVVNLASLLGLQLERAKAALSKNCRTVITNALRKKCYHKEAIRVEPITSGMKEPEFDDWLKWDPISSGEGDLLLDDIQKSFSVSRNVPKDVKPIDFGSIVNNLPAHGLRIKDLISSTASGQVPVDTIAELAGVQVDEMALPSSGTSQQPGGVNFLPVECSILEDNLDKKQQGSGSEKVGVPCLSLAPSNDAANLEKEEENSRIDNEETQFTLKLDIKDTSGTKMHDLQTETSSVSCEGNAVLLDDVTIHTRIRDIEVRENSMIDNEEMEITDKLDVQDTTSENKICDFQPGTCSARGNGYAVLPKSASNYTCRTDSEVALSASSSLADVTLSKDEIFTGSNVQQLGISGRVNTDFHDQIGADGGVLIGTRVSNKPTEKEQFREIRYHSTTLPDGSTNSEHSNPMEVDNDCLVAEKVPSKDVTEGELKHAGDNSGLSHQLLGGSLSGNMKRRTSYRLSLFPFKRLLTRRPSTFRG, from the exons atgggTTTCTTTGACCTTAACATACCATACTATGAATCCGATAGAAACATTATCACAGACAAAAAAACCCTAAAAGCCATACGTCTCAAGCTCATAATCAGGGCAATGGAGTTGGGTTACTCGGGAATAGCATACAATCGCATTTTCAAAGGTGTAATGTCGGAATCAGATCGTTGTTGTATCCCTTTATTCCCTCTTTCATCTGTTTTGAAACTTGCACCTTCGCTTTCCTCAGCCGTAGAGTTTCATAGAAAACTCTTAAATGTCCCTGTTTCATCCCCTTTTCGTCAGTACACGCGTTTGACTGTTGTGGTTGATAGTTCGTCTCAGGCTTCTGCTCTTAATTCTGGAAATCCGATTCTGAAAAGCTATGATATTGTTGCGGTGAGACCCCTCAATCAGCAGGCGTTTGAACAGGCTTGCCAGGTTTCTGAG GTGGACATAATTGCTATTGATTTCTCGGATAAGTCTCCATTTAGGTTGAAGCAATCTATGGTTAAAGCTGCAATTCAG CGTGGAGTGTATTTTGAGATTACATACTCAAGTCTTATTTTGGATGCTCAAATGAGAAGGCAAACTATATCTAATGCTAAG TTGCTGGTGGATTGGACTCGAGGAAAGAATCTTCTCTTCTCTAGTGCTGCTCCTTCTGTAACTGAACTTAGAGGGCCGTATGATGTAGTGAATTTGGCTTCTTTGCTTGGTCTCCAACTGGAACGTGCTAAAGCAGCGCTTTCCAAAAATTGTAG AACTGTTATAACTAATGCGTTAAGGAAAAAGTGTTACCACAAGGAGGCAATTAGGGTTGAACCAATAACATCAGGCATGAAGGAACCTGAATTTGATGATTGGCTCAAATGGGATCCTATCTCTAGTGGTGAGGGTGATTTGCTGTTAGATGACATCCAGAAATCTTTTTCAGTCTCCAGAAATGTACCAAAAGATGTAAAACCCATTGACTTTGGTTCAATTGTGAACAACCTGCCTGCACATGGACTCCGGATTAAAGATTTGATATCTTCAACAGCGTCAGGGCAGGTTCCTGTGGATACTATTGCAGAATTGGCAGGTGTTCAGGTGGATGAGATGGCTCTTCCAAGTTCTGGGACATCACAACAACCAGGCGGTGTCAATTTTCTGCCGGTAGAATGTTCAATTCTAGAAGATAATCTGGATAAAAAACAACAGGGTTCTGGTTCTGAAAAAGTTGGGGTGCCATGTTTGTCCCTTGCTCCTTCAAATGATGCTGCTAATTtggaaaaagaagaggaaaacagTAGGATTGATAATGAGGAAACACAATTTACATTGAAGTTAGATATAAAAGATACATCTGGGACCAAAATGCATGATTTACAAACAGAAACTAGTTCAGTTAGCTGCGAAGGAAATGCAGTCTTGCTAGATGATGTGACAATCCACACCCGCATAAGAGATATTGAAGTCAGAGAAAATAGTATGATTGACAATGAGGAAATGGAAATTACAGATAAGTTAGATGTGCAAGATACTACTTCTGAGAACAAAATATGTGATTTTCAACCTGGAACTTGTTCAGCTAGAGGTAATGGATATGCTGTCTTGCCAAAGAGTGCATCAAACTATACTTGCAGAACAGATTCTGAAGTCGCTCTCTCTGCTAGTTCTTCCTTGGCGGATGTTACACTTTCAAAGGATGAAATTTTCACTGGTTCAAATGTTCAGCAGCTTGGGATCTCAGGTAGAGTTAACACAGATTTCCATGATCAAATTGGTGCAGATGGTGGAGTCTTGATTGGGACACGAGTTAGTAACAAACCAACAGAGAAAGAACAATTTAGGGAGATAAGGTATCATTCTACTACCTTACCTGATGGATCAACCAacagtgagcatagcaatccaaTGGAAGTGGATAATGACTGTTTAGTTGCTGAGAAGGTGCCAAGCAAAGATGTTACAGAGGGAGAACTGAAACATGCTGGTGATAATTCTGGACTAAGCCATCAGCTCCTGGGTGGATCTTTGTCAG GGAATATGAAACGTAGGACATCTTATCGGCTTTCGTTGTTTCCTTTCAAACGCTTGTTGACTCGTAGGCCTTCCACTTTCAGAGGCTGA